One genomic segment of Arachis duranensis cultivar V14167 chromosome 4, aradu.V14167.gnm2.J7QH, whole genome shotgun sequence includes these proteins:
- the LOC107485143 gene encoding uncharacterized mitochondrial protein AtMg00810-like produces MVADCEPLNFEEASRENNWKKAMDEEIHAIEKNDTWELTDLPTNKKPIGVKCPFEHALYIKFVEPGDIMIMCLYVDDLIFTSNDSKIIAEFKEAMINHFEMTDMGLMSYFLRIEVLQKDDEIFISHRKYVNDILKKFQMEHSKPVSTLVEEKFKLQREDKGRAVNPTYYKNLIGSLRYLTATRPDIVFGVSLLSRFMEESCTNHLQAAKRILRYIIGTLNNGIYYENTNEVNLVDYTDSDWARDIETRKSTLGFVFHLGSGAISWSSKKQPVVTLSTAEAEYIAAASCSTQAVWLRRILEELNEKQSTLTTIFCYNKSTIALCENSVLHGRSKHIDIRVHKIRELVNEKKGCDRVLSN; encoded by the exons ATGGTAGCAG ATTGTGAGCCGTTAAACTTTGAAGAAGCCTCTAGAGAAAAtaattggaagaaagcaatgGATGAGGAGATTCATGCCATTGAGAAGAATGACACATGGGAGCTGACAGATTTACCTACAAATAAGAAGCCGATTGGAGTAAA ATGTCCATTTGAGCATGCGCTTTATATCAAGTTTGTTGAACCTGGAGATATCATGATCATGTGTCTTTATGTTGACGATTTAATCTTTACTAGCAACGATTCGAAGATAATTGCAGAATTTAAGGAGGCTATGATAAATCACTTTGAAATGACAGATATGGGATTGATGTCTTATTTCCTTCGCATCGAAGTTCTTCAAAAAGATGATGAAATTTTCATTTCTCATAGGAAATATGTAAATgatattttgaagaaatttcagATGGAACATTCAAAGCCAGTTTCTACTCTAGTTGAAGAGAAGTTCAAGTTGCAGAGAGAAGATAAAGGAAGAGCAGTAAATCCTACATATTACAAAAACTTGATTGGAAGTCTGAGGTACTTAACTGCAACCAGACCAGATATTGTGTTTGGAGTTAGTTTGCTTAGCAGATTTATGGAGGAGTCTTGTACCAACCATTTGCAAGCAGCAAAACGAATTCTTCGATATATCATAGGTACTTTAAATAATGgtatttattatgaaaatacTAATGAAGTGAATCTTGTCGATTACACTGATAGTGATTGGGCTAGAGAtatagaaacaagaaaaagtactTTGGGATTTgtatttcatcttggttctggTGCGATTTCATGGTCATCAAAAAAACAACCAGTAGTAACACTCTCTACAGCAGAAGCAGAATATATAGCAGCAGCAAGTTGTTCAACGCAAGCAGTTTGGCTAAGAAGAATTCTTGAGgaattgaatgagaaacaaagCACTCTAACAACAATATTTTGCTATAACAAGTCAACTATTGCACTTTGCGAAAATTCAGTATTGCATGGAAGATCGAAGCATATTGATATTCGAGTTCATAAAATCAGAGAGTTggtaaatgaaaaaaaaggttGTGATCGAGTACTGTCCAACTGA